A window from Malania oleifera isolate guangnan ecotype guangnan chromosome 7, ASM2987363v1, whole genome shotgun sequence encodes these proteins:
- the LOC131159846 gene encoding putative multidrug resistance protein — MGLAKGLAIGSNGVTFAISSFLCYYGSRLVMYHGAQGGTIFAVGAANTLGGLALGQGLSNLKYFSEVTSGGDRIMGVINRLAEIDSDDTRGEILPDVSGEV, encoded by the exons ATGGGGTTGGCCAAAGGCCTCGCCATTGGAAGCAACGGCGTCACCTTCGCGATTTCGTCGTTCTTGTGCTACTACGGCAGCAGATTGGTGATGTACCACGGCGCCCAAGGAGGAACCATCTTTGCAGTCGGCGCTGCCAATACCCTCGGCGGACT GGCTCTGGGTCAAGGTCTATCCAATCTGAAGTACTTCTCGGAGGTCACTTCCGGCGGAGACCGTATAATGGGGGTGATAAACAGACTAGCTGAGATCGATTCCGACGACACCCGCGGCGAGATTTTACCGGACGTTTCAGGGGAAGTGTAG